The Erpetoichthys calabaricus chromosome 5, fErpCal1.3, whole genome shotgun sequence genome has a segment encoding these proteins:
- the LOC114652405 gene encoding uncharacterized protein LOC114652405 isoform X1, translating into MKQVVLLFCMYSAYAILQVNAGGLSKETLGLIGALNALNGGVVNRMNGALMNIPPQVAQVLPAIQPVVFQQPGIPVGQVAVPLAPELAVPVVQQPALVGPLLQQPSGVLSQLGLQQPIPGQPLFFLLPQPNVAAAQRALVPALQVQGAVVDPNCNQQQAAAQGAAQAAVAPIRRVKHSAPGNANPIIPAAGALQDSIPGKARPIMSLADVLGLPPARATVTPSDVKGGEPAPLDASPTELAAPASP; encoded by the exons ATGAAGCAGGTGGTCCTTCTGTTCTGTATGTACTCAGCATACGCCATCCTCCAG gTCAATGCTGGGGGTCTCAGCAAAGAG ACGCTGGGATTAATTGGTGCCCTCAATGCTCTGAACGGTGGGGTGGTGAACAGAATGAACGGCGCCCTGATGAACATCCCTCCTCAAGTGGCACAG GTGCTGCCCGCCATTCAACCTGTGGTCTTCCAACAGCCAGGCATTCCTGTGGGTCAGGTGGCTGTGCCCTTGGCTCCCGAGCTGGCAGTCCCGGTGGTGCAGCAGCCTGCGCTTGTGGGGCCTTTGCTGCAGCAGCCCAGTGGG GTCCTGTCACAGCTTGGCCTCCAGCAGCCCATCCCG GGTCAGCCCCTCTTCTTCCTCCTGCCTCAGCCCAATGTGGCAGCTGCCCAGCGCGCCTTGGTGCCAGCTCTCCAAGTGCAG GGGGCGGTAGTGGATCCAAACTGCAACCAGCAGCAGGCGGCGGCCCAGGGAGCGGCTCAGGCTGCAGTGGCGCCCATCAGGAGAGTGAAG cactCAGCCCCTGGGAATGCCAATCCCATAATACCCGCTGCCGGAGCCCTTCAG gacTCCATACCTGGGAAAGCTCGTCCGATAATGTCACTGGCAGATGTCCTGGGG CTGCCACCAGCTCGTGCCACTGTGACACCATCAGACGTTAAAGGGGGTGAGCCTGCCCCACTGGATGCTTCGCCTACTGAACTAGCAGCACCAGCTTCACCTTAA
- the LOC114652405 gene encoding uncharacterized protein LOC114652405 isoform X2: protein MKQVVLLFCMYSAYAILQVNAGGLSKETLGLIGALNALNGGVVNRMNGALMNIPPQVAQVLPAIQPVVFQQPGIPVGQVAVPLAPELAVPVVQQPALVGPLLQQPSGVLSQLGLQQPIPGQPLFFLLPQPNVAAAQRALVPALQVQHSAPGNANPIIPAAGALQDSIPGKARPIMSLADVLGLPPARATVTPSDVKGGEPAPLDASPTELAAPASP from the exons ATGAAGCAGGTGGTCCTTCTGTTCTGTATGTACTCAGCATACGCCATCCTCCAG gTCAATGCTGGGGGTCTCAGCAAAGAG ACGCTGGGATTAATTGGTGCCCTCAATGCTCTGAACGGTGGGGTGGTGAACAGAATGAACGGCGCCCTGATGAACATCCCTCCTCAAGTGGCACAG GTGCTGCCCGCCATTCAACCTGTGGTCTTCCAACAGCCAGGCATTCCTGTGGGTCAGGTGGCTGTGCCCTTGGCTCCCGAGCTGGCAGTCCCGGTGGTGCAGCAGCCTGCGCTTGTGGGGCCTTTGCTGCAGCAGCCCAGTGGG GTCCTGTCACAGCTTGGCCTCCAGCAGCCCATCCCG GGTCAGCCCCTCTTCTTCCTCCTGCCTCAGCCCAATGTGGCAGCTGCCCAGCGCGCCTTGGTGCCAGCTCTCCAAGTGCAG cactCAGCCCCTGGGAATGCCAATCCCATAATACCCGCTGCCGGAGCCCTTCAG gacTCCATACCTGGGAAAGCTCGTCCGATAATGTCACTGGCAGATGTCCTGGGG CTGCCACCAGCTCGTGCCACTGTGACACCATCAGACGTTAAAGGGGGTGAGCCTGCCCCACTGGATGCTTCGCCTACTGAACTAGCAGCACCAGCTTCACCTTAA